The Petrotoga mobilis SJ95 genomic sequence TGTTAGAAAATCCAATTGATGGTAGTTATTTAAGAAAAAGGGCTTTGGGGTTTTCGTGGGAGAGTATTGTAGAAAAGGAAATAGAGGTGTATAACGAAGCTTTAAATAGATTTGGAGGAAGTAATGCCTAAAGAGAGAGAATTTATTAAATCTTTTTTTCAGTTTTCAATGGGTCAATGGATAGCTGCTTTGATTTCCTTCATCACTACTCCTATTACCACTTGGCTTATAATCCCAGAGGAGTTTGGTAAGGCATCGATGTTTACTTTGGCTTTCAATTTACTTCTCAACGTTGCACTTCTTGGAGCGGATCAGAGCTTTGTTCGTATGTTTTATGAAAGGTCTGAGGATAAGAGAAGGGATTTACTTTGGGATTCTTTGTTGCCGAGTTTGAGTATAGGCGTTGTTGTTTTTGTTGTCATTGGTATCTTTTGGAAAGAGTTGTCTTTCATTCTTTTTGGAGATTATAATCATTTTCTTCCGATTTTTTTGTTGGGCGTTACCATATTAATCGGTATTTTAGAGAGATTTTCCACTTTGGCTGTTCGGATGAAAAAAAGAGGTATCGCTTTTTCTACGTTGAGGGTAGTAAACGGAGTAACAAATGCGGTTTTTACAATTTTATACGCCCTTTTTGTTTCAAGAAGTTTTTATGCTGTTATCATTGGTTTGTTTTTTTCTCATATAGTTACCGCTTTATTAGCGATCTTTTTTGAAAGAGAATTGTGGTTTGGTAAGTTCAAAGTTGATTTTAAATCTATAAAAGCGATTGTTAGGTACGGTCTCCCTTTTGTTCCTACTTTTTTAATTACTTGGCTTTTTCAATCGATAGATAGGTTGTCGTTAAGAAATTATTCTGATTTCACGGAGATAGGTTTGTATTCTGCTGCTTTCAAAGTAGTTTCAGTGATGAGCTTAATTCAAGCTGGTTTTACTACGTTTTGGACTCCCGTTTCTTATGAAAGCTACGAAAAAGAACCTGAGAGTAAGGGGATTTTTGAGAAGACCTCTGTGTTTATAGCCGCTGCGATGTTTGTGTTTGGATTGCTATTAGTTGTGTTTAAAGATGTGATATTTTTGCTTTTAGAGAGTTCTTATAGG encodes the following:
- a CDS encoding lipopolysaccharide biosynthesis protein; translation: MPKEREFIKSFFQFSMGQWIAALISFITTPITTWLIIPEEFGKASMFTLAFNLLLNVALLGADQSFVRMFYERSEDKRRDLLWDSLLPSLSIGVVVFVVIGIFWKELSFILFGDYNHFLPIFLLGVTILIGILERFSTLAVRMKKRGIAFSTLRVVNGVTNAVFTILYALFVSRSFYAVIIGLFFSHIVTALLAIFFERELWFGKFKVDFKSIKAIVRYGLPFVPTFLITWLFQSIDRLSLRNYSDFTEIGLYSAAFKVVSVMSLIQAGFTTFWTPVSYESYEKEPESKGIFEKTSVFIAAAMFVFGLLLVVFKDVIFLLLESSYRQAAGISSFLILMPIMYTVSETTVVGINFKKKTYWHMLIATVAAGVNVFGNLMLVPVYGAKGAAFSTGVSYIVFFCMRTFISKRLFPVKYHLGKFFISTFVFVVVAFINTFVPNIVFQVVSAVLGLVVVMLVYRDQVKYVFNLGVGLVREVKERVVSR